The following proteins are co-located in the Ailuropoda melanoleuca isolate Jingjing chromosome 13, ASM200744v2, whole genome shotgun sequence genome:
- the ANKRD40CL gene encoding putative ANKRD40 C-terminal-like protein, with protein MAEPQQDRREKPAVRIQSPRENDFIEVELNRGELNYQNLLEVSCSELGIEPEQVKTIRKLPNTLLRKDKDIRRLRDFQEIELILMKHGSSELVEYTPSLTEKPCYNSNAAKPTY; from the exons ATGGCTGAACCCCAACAGGACAGGAGGGAGAAGCCGGCAG TCAGAATCCAGAGTCCCAGAGAAAATGACTTCATTGAAGTTGAACTGAACAGAGGAGAGCTCAATTACCAGAATCTACTAGAAGTCAGTTGCTCGGAACTGGGGATTGAACCAGAGCAAGTGAAGACAATCAGAAAGCTACCAAACACACTGCTCAGAAAG GACAAAGACATTCGAAGACTACGGGACTTCCAGGAGATAGAACTCATCCTAATGAAACACGGGAGCTCTGAATTGGTAGAATACACACCATCCCTGACAGAGAAGCCCTGCTACAACAGCAATGCTGCAAAACCGACCTATTag